The Apodemus sylvaticus chromosome 5, mApoSyl1.1, whole genome shotgun sequence genome has a segment encoding these proteins:
- the Znf512b gene encoding zinc finger protein 512B isoform X2, with product MTESFCVGGGRRLQGSSKNGPGKGGNRKEVQLPLLQDPSKLGGMPVVHSGHTVPSQAPLCFDPGNSASDKTEGKKKGRPKAENQALRDIPLSLMNQWKDEFKAHSRVKCPNSGCWLEFPSIYGLKYHYQRCQGVRDYGTGKRRPGGASGQRPPGPQPTPALPAQGAISDRLAFPCPICEAAFTSKTQLEKHRIWNHMDHPLPAPKPGPVSRPVTISRPVGVSKPIGVSKPVTVGKPVGVSKPIGISKPVTVSRPIPVTKPVTVNRPMQISRPVPVTKPIPITKPVPLTKHMPVTKLVTVSKPVPLTKPVPVSRPIVVSKPVPVSRPIAISRHTPPCKMVLLSKSENKTLRATGKNSNKKRAADSLDTCPILPKQARPENGEYGSSTVDQSVTFPLNTDPSNSSLLPGSRPLMGKEALQPIGPVSQPEEDPERTKHRRKQKTPKKFTGEQPSISGTFGLKGLAKAEDKARVHRSKKQEGSGSEEVRKKVLATPVTVSKEASTPVAHPAPGGPEEQWQRAIHERGEAVCPTCNVVTRKTLVGLKKHMEVCHKLQEALKCQHCRKQFKSKAGLNYHTMAEHSAKPTDAEASEGGEQEERERLRKVLKQMGRLRCPQEGCGAAFSSLMGYQYHQRRCGKPPCEVDSPSFPCTHCGKTYRSKAGHDYHVRSEHTAPPPEEPTDKIPEAEDLLGVERTPSGRIRRTSAQVAVFHLQEIAEDELARDWTKRRMKDDLVPETARLNYTRPGLPTLNPQLLEAWKNEVKEKGHVNCPNDCCEAIYSSVSGLKAHLASCSKGDHLVGKYRCLLCPKEFSSESGVKYHILKTHGENWFRTSADPPSKHKSQDSLMPRKEKKKSLSGGKKRGRKPKERSSEEPASKLPPNRDDWPPGGRDRGSRSSTGKKAGAGKAPEK from the exons ATGACTGAATCCTTCTGTGTTGGAGGAGGCCGTCGGCTTCAAGGATCCAGCAAAAATGGACCTGGAAAGGGAGGCAACCGGAAGGAGGTCCAGCTTCCCTTGTTGCAGGACCCATCAAAACTAGGAG GGATGCCAGTGGTCCACAGTGGACATACAGTGCCTAGCCAGGCCCCACTCTGCTTTGACCCCGGAAACTCAGCCAGTGACAagacagaagggaagaaaaaagggaGGCCGAAAGCCGAGAACCAAGCTCTCCGAGATATTCCT CTCTCTCTGATGAACCAGTGGAAAGATGAATTCAAGGCACACTCAAGGGTGAAGTGTCCAAACTCAGGGTGCTGGCTAGAGTTCCCCAGCATCTATGGGCTCAAGTACCACTATCAGCGGTGCCAAGGGGTAAGGGACTAtgggacagggaagaggaggcCTGGGGGTGCATCTGGGCAGAGGCCCCCGGGGCCCCAGCCCACACCTGCCCTCCCTGCCCAGGGCGCTATCTCAGATAGGCTGGCCTTCCCTTGCCCCATCTGCGAGGCCGCATTCACCTCCAAGACCCAGCTGGAGAAGCACCGGATTTGGAATCACATGGACCATCCCCTACCTGCCCCCAAGCCTGGCCCAGTCAGCCGGCCAGTCACCATCAGTCGGCCTGTTGGGGTCAGCAAGCCCATCGGAGTGAGCAAACCTGTTACTGTTGGCAAACCAGTTGGTGTCAGCAAGCCCATTGGCATCAGTAAGCCAGTCACAGTCAGTAGACCTATACCAGTCACTAAGCCTGTCACAGTCAATAGGCCCATGCAAATCTCTAGGCCTGTGCCAGTTACCAAGCCCATCCCAATCACCAAACCTGTGCCACTCACCAAACATATGCCAGTTACCAAGCTTGTGACCGTTTCAAAACCTGTGCCACTCACCAAGCCAGTACCAGTCAGCAGGCCTATTGTGGTCAGCAAACCTGTGCCGGTCAGCAGGCCCATCGCCATCAGCAGACACACACCACCCTGCAAAATGGTGTTGCTGTCCAAATCTGAGAACAAAACACTTCGTGCTACAGGCAAGAACAGCAATAAGAAAAG GGCTGCAGACAGTTTGGACACCTGTCCCATCCTGCCCAAGCAGGCCAGGCCAGAAAATGGAGAGTACGGCTCATCCACCGTGGACCAGAGTGTGACTTTCCCACTGAATACAGATCCTAGCAACAGCTCCCTGCTGCCAGGCAGCAGGCCCCTAATGGGCAAAGAGGCACTGCAGCCTATAGGCCCAGTGTCCCAGCCAGAGGAGGATCCTGAGCGCACAAAGCACA gaaggaaacagaaaacaccGAAGAAATTCACAGGGGAGCAGCCATCTATCTCAGGGACCTTTGGGCTCAAAG GCCTGGCCAAAGCTGAAGACAAGGCTCGAGTTCATCGCTCCAAGAAGCAAGAAGGATCAGGCTCTGAGGAAGTGCGGAAGAAGGTGCTGGCCACCCCTGTCACTGTCAGCAAGGAGGCATCAACTCCTGTGGCCCACCCAGCCCCAG GTGGCCCTGAGGAGCAGTGGCAGCGAGCCATCCATGAACGTGGGGAGGCTGTCTGCCCCACCTGCAACGTGGTTACCCGGAAGACCCTCGTGGGGCTCAAAAAGCACATGGAAGTATGTCACAAG TTGCAGGAAGCACTCAAATGCCAGCACTGCCGAAAACAGTTCAagtccaaggctggcctcaactaCCACACCATGGCTGAACACAGTGCCAAG CCCACGGATGCTGAGGCCTCTGAagggggagaacaggaggagcGGGAGAGGCTTCGAAAGGTGCTGAAGCAGATGGGAAGGCTGCGCTGCCCTCAAGAG GGCTGTGGGGCCGCCTTCTCCAGCCTCATGGGTTATCAATATCACCAGCGGCGCTGTGGGAAGCCACCCTGTGAGGTAGACAGTCCCTCCTTCCCCTGTACCCACTGTGGCAAGACTTACCGATCCAAGGCTGGCCATGACTATCACGTGCGTTCAGAGCACACAGCCCCG CCCCCTGAGGAGCCCACAGACAAGATCCCTGAGGCTGAGGACCTGCTTGGGGTAGAACGGACCCCAAGTGGTCGCATCCGTCGTACGTCGGCCCAGGTTGCCGTGTTCCATCTACAGGAGATTGCAGAGGATGAACTGGCTCGTGACTGGACCAAACGACGCATGAAGGATGACCTTGTGCCTGAGACTGCACGG CTCAACTACACTCGGCCAGGCCTCCCTACACTTAATCCTCAGCTGCTGGAGGCATGGAAGAATGAAGTCAAGGAGAAGGGCCATGTGAACTGTCCCAATGAT TGCTGTGAAGCCATCTACTCCAGTGTGTCCGGCCTCAAGGCCCATCTTGCCAGCTGCAGCAAG GGGGACCACCTGGTGGGGAAGTACCGCTGCCTGCTGTGTCCCAAAGAGTTCAGCTCTGAGAGCGGCGTCAAGTACCACATCCTTAAGACCCATGGAGAG AATTGGTTCCGGACCTCAGCTGACCCGCCTTCCAAACACAAGAGCCAGGACTCCTTGATGcctaggaaagagaagaagaaaagtctGTCAGGAGGAAAGAAGCGGGGTCGCAAACCCAAGGAACGGTCCTCCGAGGAGCCAGCATCTAAGCTCCCCCCTAACAGGGATGACTGgcccccaggaggcagagacagggggtcCCGGAGCTCCACTGGGAAGAAGGCTGGAGCTGGGAAGGCACCTGAAAAGTGA
- the Znf512b gene encoding zinc finger protein 512B isoform X3, producing MTESFCVGGGRRLQGSSKNGPGKGGNRKEVQLPLLQDPSKLGGMPVVHSGHTVPSQAPLCFDPGNSASDKTEGKKKGRPKAENQALRDIPLSLMNQWKDEFKAHSRVKCPNSGCWLEFPSIYGLKYHYQRCQGVRDYGTGKRRPGGASGQRPPGPQPTPALPAQGAISDRLAFPCPICEAAFTSKTQLEKHRIWNHMDHPLPAPKPGPVSRPVTISRPVGVSKPIGVSKPVTVGKPVGVSKPIGISKPVTVSRPIPVTKPVTVNRPMQISRPVPVTKPIPITKPVPLTKHMPVTKLVTVSKPVPLTKPVPVSRPIVVSKPVPVSRPIAISRHTPPCKMVLLSKSENKTLRATGKNSNKKRAADSLDTCPILPKQARPENGEYGSSTVDQSVTFPLNTDPSNSSLLPGSRPLMGKEALQPIGPVSQPEEDPERTKHRRKQKTPKKFTGEQPSISGTFGLKGLAKAEDKARVHRSKKQEGSGSEEVRKKVLATPVTVSKEASTPVAHPAPGGGCLAGPRTGGPEEQWQRAIHERGEAVCPTCNVVTRKTLVGLKKHMEVCHKLQEALKCQHCRKQFKSKAGLNYHTMAEHSAKPTDAEASEGGEQEERERLRKVLKQMGRLRCPQERRCGKPPCEVDSPSFPCTHCGKTYRSKAGHDYHVRSEHTAPPPEEPTDKIPEAEDLLGVERTPSGRIRRTSAQVAVFHLQEIAEDELARDWTKRRMKDDLVPETARLNYTRPGLPTLNPQLLEAWKNEVKEKGHVNCPNDCCEAIYSSVSGLKAHLASCSKGDHLVGKYRCLLCPKEFSSESGVKYHILKTHGENWFRTSADPPSKHKSQDSLMPRKEKKKSLSGGKKRGRKPKERSSEEPASKLPPNRDDWPPGGRDRGSRSSTGKKAGAGKAPEK from the exons ATGACTGAATCCTTCTGTGTTGGAGGAGGCCGTCGGCTTCAAGGATCCAGCAAAAATGGACCTGGAAAGGGAGGCAACCGGAAGGAGGTCCAGCTTCCCTTGTTGCAGGACCCATCAAAACTAGGAG GGATGCCAGTGGTCCACAGTGGACATACAGTGCCTAGCCAGGCCCCACTCTGCTTTGACCCCGGAAACTCAGCCAGTGACAagacagaagggaagaaaaaagggaGGCCGAAAGCCGAGAACCAAGCTCTCCGAGATATTCCT CTCTCTCTGATGAACCAGTGGAAAGATGAATTCAAGGCACACTCAAGGGTGAAGTGTCCAAACTCAGGGTGCTGGCTAGAGTTCCCCAGCATCTATGGGCTCAAGTACCACTATCAGCGGTGCCAAGGGGTAAGGGACTAtgggacagggaagaggaggcCTGGGGGTGCATCTGGGCAGAGGCCCCCGGGGCCCCAGCCCACACCTGCCCTCCCTGCCCAGGGCGCTATCTCAGATAGGCTGGCCTTCCCTTGCCCCATCTGCGAGGCCGCATTCACCTCCAAGACCCAGCTGGAGAAGCACCGGATTTGGAATCACATGGACCATCCCCTACCTGCCCCCAAGCCTGGCCCAGTCAGCCGGCCAGTCACCATCAGTCGGCCTGTTGGGGTCAGCAAGCCCATCGGAGTGAGCAAACCTGTTACTGTTGGCAAACCAGTTGGTGTCAGCAAGCCCATTGGCATCAGTAAGCCAGTCACAGTCAGTAGACCTATACCAGTCACTAAGCCTGTCACAGTCAATAGGCCCATGCAAATCTCTAGGCCTGTGCCAGTTACCAAGCCCATCCCAATCACCAAACCTGTGCCACTCACCAAACATATGCCAGTTACCAAGCTTGTGACCGTTTCAAAACCTGTGCCACTCACCAAGCCAGTACCAGTCAGCAGGCCTATTGTGGTCAGCAAACCTGTGCCGGTCAGCAGGCCCATCGCCATCAGCAGACACACACCACCCTGCAAAATGGTGTTGCTGTCCAAATCTGAGAACAAAACACTTCGTGCTACAGGCAAGAACAGCAATAAGAAAAG GGCTGCAGACAGTTTGGACACCTGTCCCATCCTGCCCAAGCAGGCCAGGCCAGAAAATGGAGAGTACGGCTCATCCACCGTGGACCAGAGTGTGACTTTCCCACTGAATACAGATCCTAGCAACAGCTCCCTGCTGCCAGGCAGCAGGCCCCTAATGGGCAAAGAGGCACTGCAGCCTATAGGCCCAGTGTCCCAGCCAGAGGAGGATCCTGAGCGCACAAAGCACA gaaggaaacagaaaacaccGAAGAAATTCACAGGGGAGCAGCCATCTATCTCAGGGACCTTTGGGCTCAAAG GCCTGGCCAAAGCTGAAGACAAGGCTCGAGTTCATCGCTCCAAGAAGCAAGAAGGATCAGGCTCTGAGGAAGTGCGGAAGAAGGTGCTGGCCACCCCTGTCACTGTCAGCAAGGAGGCATCAACTCCTGTGGCCCACCCAGCCCCAGGTGGGGGCTGCCTGGCAGGACCCAGGACAG GTGGCCCTGAGGAGCAGTGGCAGCGAGCCATCCATGAACGTGGGGAGGCTGTCTGCCCCACCTGCAACGTGGTTACCCGGAAGACCCTCGTGGGGCTCAAAAAGCACATGGAAGTATGTCACAAG TTGCAGGAAGCACTCAAATGCCAGCACTGCCGAAAACAGTTCAagtccaaggctggcctcaactaCCACACCATGGCTGAACACAGTGCCAAG CCCACGGATGCTGAGGCCTCTGAagggggagaacaggaggagcGGGAGAGGCTTCGAAAGGTGCTGAAGCAGATGGGAAGGCTGCGCTGCCCTCAAGAG CGGCGCTGTGGGAAGCCACCCTGTGAGGTAGACAGTCCCTCCTTCCCCTGTACCCACTGTGGCAAGACTTACCGATCCAAGGCTGGCCATGACTATCACGTGCGTTCAGAGCACACAGCCCCG CCCCCTGAGGAGCCCACAGACAAGATCCCTGAGGCTGAGGACCTGCTTGGGGTAGAACGGACCCCAAGTGGTCGCATCCGTCGTACGTCGGCCCAGGTTGCCGTGTTCCATCTACAGGAGATTGCAGAGGATGAACTGGCTCGTGACTGGACCAAACGACGCATGAAGGATGACCTTGTGCCTGAGACTGCACGG CTCAACTACACTCGGCCAGGCCTCCCTACACTTAATCCTCAGCTGCTGGAGGCATGGAAGAATGAAGTCAAGGAGAAGGGCCATGTGAACTGTCCCAATGAT TGCTGTGAAGCCATCTACTCCAGTGTGTCCGGCCTCAAGGCCCATCTTGCCAGCTGCAGCAAG GGGGACCACCTGGTGGGGAAGTACCGCTGCCTGCTGTGTCCCAAAGAGTTCAGCTCTGAGAGCGGCGTCAAGTACCACATCCTTAAGACCCATGGAGAG AATTGGTTCCGGACCTCAGCTGACCCGCCTTCCAAACACAAGAGCCAGGACTCCTTGATGcctaggaaagagaagaagaaaagtctGTCAGGAGGAAAGAAGCGGGGTCGCAAACCCAAGGAACGGTCCTCCGAGGAGCCAGCATCTAAGCTCCCCCCTAACAGGGATGACTGgcccccaggaggcagagacagggggtcCCGGAGCTCCACTGGGAAGAAGGCTGGAGCTGGGAAGGCACCTGAAAAGTGA
- the Znf512b gene encoding zinc finger protein 512B isoform X4 — protein sequence MTESFCVGGGRRLQGSSKNGPGKGGNRKEVQLPLLQDPSKLGGMPVVHSGHTVPSQAPLCFDPGNSASDKTEGKKKGRPKAENQALRDIPLSLMNQWKDEFKAHSRVKCPNSGCWLEFPSIYGLKYHYQRCQGVRDYGTGKRRPGGASGQRPPGPQPTPALPAQGAISDRLAFPCPICEAAFTSKTQLEKHRIWNHMDHPLPAPKPGPVSRPVTISRPVGVSKPIGVSKPVTVGKPVGVSKPIGISKPVTVSRPIPVTKPVTVNRPMQISRPVPVTKPIPITKPVPLTKHMPVTKLVTVSKPVPLTKPVPVSRPIVVSKPVPVSRPIAISRHTPPCKMVLLSKSENKTLRATGKNSNKKRAADSLDTCPILPKQARPENGEYGSSTVDQSVTFPLNTDPSNSSLLPGSRPLMGKEALQPIGPVSQPEEDPERTKHRRKQKTPKKFTGEQPSISGTFGLKGLAKAEDKARVHRSKKQEGSGSEEVRKKVLATPVTVSKEASTPVAHPAPGGPEEQWQRAIHERGEAVCPTCNVVTRKTLVGLKKHMEVCHKLQEALKCQHCRKQFKSKAGLNYHTMAEHSAKPTDAEASEGGEQEERERLRKVLKQMGRLRCPQERRCGKPPCEVDSPSFPCTHCGKTYRSKAGHDYHVRSEHTAPPPEEPTDKIPEAEDLLGVERTPSGRIRRTSAQVAVFHLQEIAEDELARDWTKRRMKDDLVPETARLNYTRPGLPTLNPQLLEAWKNEVKEKGHVNCPNDCCEAIYSSVSGLKAHLASCSKGDHLVGKYRCLLCPKEFSSESGVKYHILKTHGENWFRTSADPPSKHKSQDSLMPRKEKKKSLSGGKKRGRKPKERSSEEPASKLPPNRDDWPPGGRDRGSRSSTGKKAGAGKAPEK from the exons ATGACTGAATCCTTCTGTGTTGGAGGAGGCCGTCGGCTTCAAGGATCCAGCAAAAATGGACCTGGAAAGGGAGGCAACCGGAAGGAGGTCCAGCTTCCCTTGTTGCAGGACCCATCAAAACTAGGAG GGATGCCAGTGGTCCACAGTGGACATACAGTGCCTAGCCAGGCCCCACTCTGCTTTGACCCCGGAAACTCAGCCAGTGACAagacagaagggaagaaaaaagggaGGCCGAAAGCCGAGAACCAAGCTCTCCGAGATATTCCT CTCTCTCTGATGAACCAGTGGAAAGATGAATTCAAGGCACACTCAAGGGTGAAGTGTCCAAACTCAGGGTGCTGGCTAGAGTTCCCCAGCATCTATGGGCTCAAGTACCACTATCAGCGGTGCCAAGGGGTAAGGGACTAtgggacagggaagaggaggcCTGGGGGTGCATCTGGGCAGAGGCCCCCGGGGCCCCAGCCCACACCTGCCCTCCCTGCCCAGGGCGCTATCTCAGATAGGCTGGCCTTCCCTTGCCCCATCTGCGAGGCCGCATTCACCTCCAAGACCCAGCTGGAGAAGCACCGGATTTGGAATCACATGGACCATCCCCTACCTGCCCCCAAGCCTGGCCCAGTCAGCCGGCCAGTCACCATCAGTCGGCCTGTTGGGGTCAGCAAGCCCATCGGAGTGAGCAAACCTGTTACTGTTGGCAAACCAGTTGGTGTCAGCAAGCCCATTGGCATCAGTAAGCCAGTCACAGTCAGTAGACCTATACCAGTCACTAAGCCTGTCACAGTCAATAGGCCCATGCAAATCTCTAGGCCTGTGCCAGTTACCAAGCCCATCCCAATCACCAAACCTGTGCCACTCACCAAACATATGCCAGTTACCAAGCTTGTGACCGTTTCAAAACCTGTGCCACTCACCAAGCCAGTACCAGTCAGCAGGCCTATTGTGGTCAGCAAACCTGTGCCGGTCAGCAGGCCCATCGCCATCAGCAGACACACACCACCCTGCAAAATGGTGTTGCTGTCCAAATCTGAGAACAAAACACTTCGTGCTACAGGCAAGAACAGCAATAAGAAAAG GGCTGCAGACAGTTTGGACACCTGTCCCATCCTGCCCAAGCAGGCCAGGCCAGAAAATGGAGAGTACGGCTCATCCACCGTGGACCAGAGTGTGACTTTCCCACTGAATACAGATCCTAGCAACAGCTCCCTGCTGCCAGGCAGCAGGCCCCTAATGGGCAAAGAGGCACTGCAGCCTATAGGCCCAGTGTCCCAGCCAGAGGAGGATCCTGAGCGCACAAAGCACA gaaggaaacagaaaacaccGAAGAAATTCACAGGGGAGCAGCCATCTATCTCAGGGACCTTTGGGCTCAAAG GCCTGGCCAAAGCTGAAGACAAGGCTCGAGTTCATCGCTCCAAGAAGCAAGAAGGATCAGGCTCTGAGGAAGTGCGGAAGAAGGTGCTGGCCACCCCTGTCACTGTCAGCAAGGAGGCATCAACTCCTGTGGCCCACCCAGCCCCAG GTGGCCCTGAGGAGCAGTGGCAGCGAGCCATCCATGAACGTGGGGAGGCTGTCTGCCCCACCTGCAACGTGGTTACCCGGAAGACCCTCGTGGGGCTCAAAAAGCACATGGAAGTATGTCACAAG TTGCAGGAAGCACTCAAATGCCAGCACTGCCGAAAACAGTTCAagtccaaggctggcctcaactaCCACACCATGGCTGAACACAGTGCCAAG CCCACGGATGCTGAGGCCTCTGAagggggagaacaggaggagcGGGAGAGGCTTCGAAAGGTGCTGAAGCAGATGGGAAGGCTGCGCTGCCCTCAAGAG CGGCGCTGTGGGAAGCCACCCTGTGAGGTAGACAGTCCCTCCTTCCCCTGTACCCACTGTGGCAAGACTTACCGATCCAAGGCTGGCCATGACTATCACGTGCGTTCAGAGCACACAGCCCCG CCCCCTGAGGAGCCCACAGACAAGATCCCTGAGGCTGAGGACCTGCTTGGGGTAGAACGGACCCCAAGTGGTCGCATCCGTCGTACGTCGGCCCAGGTTGCCGTGTTCCATCTACAGGAGATTGCAGAGGATGAACTGGCTCGTGACTGGACCAAACGACGCATGAAGGATGACCTTGTGCCTGAGACTGCACGG CTCAACTACACTCGGCCAGGCCTCCCTACACTTAATCCTCAGCTGCTGGAGGCATGGAAGAATGAAGTCAAGGAGAAGGGCCATGTGAACTGTCCCAATGAT TGCTGTGAAGCCATCTACTCCAGTGTGTCCGGCCTCAAGGCCCATCTTGCCAGCTGCAGCAAG GGGGACCACCTGGTGGGGAAGTACCGCTGCCTGCTGTGTCCCAAAGAGTTCAGCTCTGAGAGCGGCGTCAAGTACCACATCCTTAAGACCCATGGAGAG AATTGGTTCCGGACCTCAGCTGACCCGCCTTCCAAACACAAGAGCCAGGACTCCTTGATGcctaggaaagagaagaagaaaagtctGTCAGGAGGAAAGAAGCGGGGTCGCAAACCCAAGGAACGGTCCTCCGAGGAGCCAGCATCTAAGCTCCCCCCTAACAGGGATGACTGgcccccaggaggcagagacagggggtcCCGGAGCTCCACTGGGAAGAAGGCTGGAGCTGGGAAGGCACCTGAAAAGTGA
- the Znf512b gene encoding zinc finger protein 512B isoform X1: MTESFCVGGGRRLQGSSKNGPGKGGNRKEVQLPLLQDPSKLGGMPVVHSGHTVPSQAPLCFDPGNSASDKTEGKKKGRPKAENQALRDIPLSLMNQWKDEFKAHSRVKCPNSGCWLEFPSIYGLKYHYQRCQGVRDYGTGKRRPGGASGQRPPGPQPTPALPAQGAISDRLAFPCPICEAAFTSKTQLEKHRIWNHMDHPLPAPKPGPVSRPVTISRPVGVSKPIGVSKPVTVGKPVGVSKPIGISKPVTVSRPIPVTKPVTVNRPMQISRPVPVTKPIPITKPVPLTKHMPVTKLVTVSKPVPLTKPVPVSRPIVVSKPVPVSRPIAISRHTPPCKMVLLSKSENKTLRATGKNSNKKRAADSLDTCPILPKQARPENGEYGSSTVDQSVTFPLNTDPSNSSLLPGSRPLMGKEALQPIGPVSQPEEDPERTKHRRKQKTPKKFTGEQPSISGTFGLKGLAKAEDKARVHRSKKQEGSGSEEVRKKVLATPVTVSKEASTPVAHPAPGGGCLAGPRTGGPEEQWQRAIHERGEAVCPTCNVVTRKTLVGLKKHMEVCHKLQEALKCQHCRKQFKSKAGLNYHTMAEHSAKPTDAEASEGGEQEERERLRKVLKQMGRLRCPQEGCGAAFSSLMGYQYHQRRCGKPPCEVDSPSFPCTHCGKTYRSKAGHDYHVRSEHTAPPPEEPTDKIPEAEDLLGVERTPSGRIRRTSAQVAVFHLQEIAEDELARDWTKRRMKDDLVPETARLNYTRPGLPTLNPQLLEAWKNEVKEKGHVNCPNDCCEAIYSSVSGLKAHLASCSKGDHLVGKYRCLLCPKEFSSESGVKYHILKTHGENWFRTSADPPSKHKSQDSLMPRKEKKKSLSGGKKRGRKPKERSSEEPASKLPPNRDDWPPGGRDRGSRSSTGKKAGAGKAPEK, from the exons ATGACTGAATCCTTCTGTGTTGGAGGAGGCCGTCGGCTTCAAGGATCCAGCAAAAATGGACCTGGAAAGGGAGGCAACCGGAAGGAGGTCCAGCTTCCCTTGTTGCAGGACCCATCAAAACTAGGAG GGATGCCAGTGGTCCACAGTGGACATACAGTGCCTAGCCAGGCCCCACTCTGCTTTGACCCCGGAAACTCAGCCAGTGACAagacagaagggaagaaaaaagggaGGCCGAAAGCCGAGAACCAAGCTCTCCGAGATATTCCT CTCTCTCTGATGAACCAGTGGAAAGATGAATTCAAGGCACACTCAAGGGTGAAGTGTCCAAACTCAGGGTGCTGGCTAGAGTTCCCCAGCATCTATGGGCTCAAGTACCACTATCAGCGGTGCCAAGGGGTAAGGGACTAtgggacagggaagaggaggcCTGGGGGTGCATCTGGGCAGAGGCCCCCGGGGCCCCAGCCCACACCTGCCCTCCCTGCCCAGGGCGCTATCTCAGATAGGCTGGCCTTCCCTTGCCCCATCTGCGAGGCCGCATTCACCTCCAAGACCCAGCTGGAGAAGCACCGGATTTGGAATCACATGGACCATCCCCTACCTGCCCCCAAGCCTGGCCCAGTCAGCCGGCCAGTCACCATCAGTCGGCCTGTTGGGGTCAGCAAGCCCATCGGAGTGAGCAAACCTGTTACTGTTGGCAAACCAGTTGGTGTCAGCAAGCCCATTGGCATCAGTAAGCCAGTCACAGTCAGTAGACCTATACCAGTCACTAAGCCTGTCACAGTCAATAGGCCCATGCAAATCTCTAGGCCTGTGCCAGTTACCAAGCCCATCCCAATCACCAAACCTGTGCCACTCACCAAACATATGCCAGTTACCAAGCTTGTGACCGTTTCAAAACCTGTGCCACTCACCAAGCCAGTACCAGTCAGCAGGCCTATTGTGGTCAGCAAACCTGTGCCGGTCAGCAGGCCCATCGCCATCAGCAGACACACACCACCCTGCAAAATGGTGTTGCTGTCCAAATCTGAGAACAAAACACTTCGTGCTACAGGCAAGAACAGCAATAAGAAAAG GGCTGCAGACAGTTTGGACACCTGTCCCATCCTGCCCAAGCAGGCCAGGCCAGAAAATGGAGAGTACGGCTCATCCACCGTGGACCAGAGTGTGACTTTCCCACTGAATACAGATCCTAGCAACAGCTCCCTGCTGCCAGGCAGCAGGCCCCTAATGGGCAAAGAGGCACTGCAGCCTATAGGCCCAGTGTCCCAGCCAGAGGAGGATCCTGAGCGCACAAAGCACA gaaggaaacagaaaacaccGAAGAAATTCACAGGGGAGCAGCCATCTATCTCAGGGACCTTTGGGCTCAAAG GCCTGGCCAAAGCTGAAGACAAGGCTCGAGTTCATCGCTCCAAGAAGCAAGAAGGATCAGGCTCTGAGGAAGTGCGGAAGAAGGTGCTGGCCACCCCTGTCACTGTCAGCAAGGAGGCATCAACTCCTGTGGCCCACCCAGCCCCAGGTGGGGGCTGCCTGGCAGGACCCAGGACAG GTGGCCCTGAGGAGCAGTGGCAGCGAGCCATCCATGAACGTGGGGAGGCTGTCTGCCCCACCTGCAACGTGGTTACCCGGAAGACCCTCGTGGGGCTCAAAAAGCACATGGAAGTATGTCACAAG TTGCAGGAAGCACTCAAATGCCAGCACTGCCGAAAACAGTTCAagtccaaggctggcctcaactaCCACACCATGGCTGAACACAGTGCCAAG CCCACGGATGCTGAGGCCTCTGAagggggagaacaggaggagcGGGAGAGGCTTCGAAAGGTGCTGAAGCAGATGGGAAGGCTGCGCTGCCCTCAAGAG GGCTGTGGGGCCGCCTTCTCCAGCCTCATGGGTTATCAATATCACCAGCGGCGCTGTGGGAAGCCACCCTGTGAGGTAGACAGTCCCTCCTTCCCCTGTACCCACTGTGGCAAGACTTACCGATCCAAGGCTGGCCATGACTATCACGTGCGTTCAGAGCACACAGCCCCG CCCCCTGAGGAGCCCACAGACAAGATCCCTGAGGCTGAGGACCTGCTTGGGGTAGAACGGACCCCAAGTGGTCGCATCCGTCGTACGTCGGCCCAGGTTGCCGTGTTCCATCTACAGGAGATTGCAGAGGATGAACTGGCTCGTGACTGGACCAAACGACGCATGAAGGATGACCTTGTGCCTGAGACTGCACGG CTCAACTACACTCGGCCAGGCCTCCCTACACTTAATCCTCAGCTGCTGGAGGCATGGAAGAATGAAGTCAAGGAGAAGGGCCATGTGAACTGTCCCAATGAT TGCTGTGAAGCCATCTACTCCAGTGTGTCCGGCCTCAAGGCCCATCTTGCCAGCTGCAGCAAG GGGGACCACCTGGTGGGGAAGTACCGCTGCCTGCTGTGTCCCAAAGAGTTCAGCTCTGAGAGCGGCGTCAAGTACCACATCCTTAAGACCCATGGAGAG AATTGGTTCCGGACCTCAGCTGACCCGCCTTCCAAACACAAGAGCCAGGACTCCTTGATGcctaggaaagagaagaagaaaagtctGTCAGGAGGAAAGAAGCGGGGTCGCAAACCCAAGGAACGGTCCTCCGAGGAGCCAGCATCTAAGCTCCCCCCTAACAGGGATGACTGgcccccaggaggcagagacagggggtcCCGGAGCTCCACTGGGAAGAAGGCTGGAGCTGGGAAGGCACCTGAAAAGTGA